CGCCAGTTGACTCGTGTTGAGATAGCGAACGAGTCTCAGGGGCAAACTGTCCCGGCTAATCGTTTTAGCGTAAGCCGATCGCAGGTAGGTGCTGTAGTTTGGCTGATCGGCGACATAGGTTTGAAAAAAAGCAACACTCAGGGCATTCAGGTAAGCACGAGCGGAAGGGCGATCGCGTCCCACCACTTCTGGGGGTAGATCGACCACGGTTTCATCTGCTTCAGGCTCTCCCAGAGTAGAGAAGTGAGTTCCCCCTCGCATCAGCACCAGATATTTGTCAGAGGAGCTTAACCAGGTAAACGGTTGAATTTGTTCGGTCAGGGAAGGGGCGATCGTGTCGGCGTTTCCCGTAACCATCATGACTGGAATCGTGATGTCGCTATACTCCTGCTCGCCCAGCAAACTGCTACCGATGGGGTTGATCGGAATAATGGCTTTGACCCGTTCATCGCGGAGGGAACGGATAGCTTGAGTGGAGTTTAGAGCTTGGCACTGGAGCAGGAGCGAAATATTGAAGGGATCGGGGGGAGGACAGGTGCTCTGCAATTGAGGAATGTTAATTTCGGCTCCAGCTAGAGCGAGAGACGTGTAGCCTCCGAGCGACTGTCCCACAACTCCAACCCGTTGCAAATCGAGCCGTCCTCGCAAAGAGGGATCGACTTGAGAGCGATATTCCAGATGATCGAGCAGGAAGGTAATGTCCAGGGGGCGATCGATAAATTCGTTGAGCTGTGCGACCTGGCTCGTCCGTCCCGAAATTAAAGCTTCCAGTTGGTCGGAGTTGCTGCCTGGGTGTTCTGGCACGGCAACAGCAAATCCATAGGAGGCGAGATGTCGCGCCAGGTAAGCATAGGCACTGCGACCCGACCCCAGCCCATGGGAAATGACGATGACGGGAGTAGGGGTTGGGGGTGGAGTGCCCGCTGCCGTCAAAGGGAGATAGAGATCGGTTTCGTAGGTGCGATCGGAACCTTGGCCGCCATCGCGACTACGGTCTTTTAGGGTTATCGTCTGAGTCTGCCAGGTATACGAACCACGAGCTTCTAGATTGGGAAGCTGGCTGTAGTTAGGGGTTAGTTCGGTGGCGGCTTCAATCGTGGCTTGCTGCTCAACAGCGGCGATCGCCTCACTTGTTTCTTGAATAAGCTCCTCTAACTCCTGCACAACTTGCAGGGTACGCTGCACATCAACCCGAATGCCTCGTCCCGGAAAGTGGCGCAAAATGTTCAGTGGGGTTAACCCTCCGCCTGCTTCGTCAGCTGCTGCCAAAATCAGGGCGGCTCGAATCGCGTAAAATCCGGGTTCGCGTGCCTCCGTCTGAATCAACTCCCCCAACTGTTCTAAAATGAATTCGCCTTGAGAGGTATAGAGAAACTGGGAAATGGCAACGACATCAATATCG
This DNA window, taken from Oscillatoria sp. FACHB-1407, encodes the following:
- a CDS encoding alpha/beta hydrolase; the protein is MLTATPALSAERIYISYGLLERSVSVKSLEIYATEGRIEDDLRAYTAYATPESLEQLQTLLDSPAAIDIDVVAISQFLYTSQGEFILEQLGELIQTEAREPGFYAIRAALILAAADEAGGGLTPLNILRHFPGRGIRVDVQRTLQVVQELEELIQETSEAIAAVEQQATIEAATELTPNYSQLPNLEARGSYTWQTQTITLKDRSRDGGQGSDRTYETDLYLPLTAAGTPPPTPTPVIVISHGLGSGRSAYAYLARHLASYGFAVAVPEHPGSNSDQLEALISGRTSQVAQLNEFIDRPLDITFLLDHLEYRSQVDPSLRGRLDLQRVGVVGQSLGGYTSLALAGAEINIPQLQSTCPPPDPFNISLLLQCQALNSTQAIRSLRDERVKAIIPINPIGSSLLGEQEYSDITIPVMMVTGNADTIAPSLTEQIQPFTWLSSSDKYLVLMRGGTHFSTLGEPEADETVVDLPPEVVGRDRPSARAYLNALSVAFFQTYVADQPNYSTYLRSAYAKTISRDSLPLRLVRYLNTSQLARSLQSQS